The following proteins are co-located in the Solanum pennellii chromosome 1, SPENNV200 genome:
- the LOC107002957 gene encoding UDP-glucose:glycoprotein glucosyltransferase isoform X2, giving the protein MNRKHHSIHQNSRMGTRFRFGFWVVIAVAFSICLSGYSVSAANSKPKNVQVALRAKWSGTPILLEAGELLSKESKDHFWDFIELWLHSVDENSDCRSAKDCLKRIIKYGRSLLSESLIAMFEFSLTLRSASPRIVLYRQLAEESLSSFPLTDDNSSSSPDEGVLQQSDNAKNKKVNPLLVGENPRSPEGNCCWVDTGGRLFFDVAELLVWLQNPKEVSLDTLHPEIFEFDHVHPDSNVGNPVAILYGALGTHCFEQFHHTLTSAAREGKIYYVVRPVLPSGCESKSTPCGALGTRDSLNLGGYGVELALKNMEYKAMDDSIVKKGVTLEDPHTEDLSQEVRGFIFSKILERKQELTSEIMAFRDYLLSSTVSDTLDVWELKDLGHQTAQRIVHAADPLQSMQEINQNFPSVVSSLSRMKLNESIKEEIVTNQRMIPPGKSLMALNGALVNFEDIDLYLLVDMVHQELSLADQYSKMKIPVSTVRKLLSALPPSESSTFRVDYRSNHVHYLNNLEVDEMYKRWRSNLNEILMPVYPGQMRYIRKNIFHAVYVLDPSSICGLETIDAIVSMFENHIPIRFGVILYSAKSIEEIESSGGQLPLSYKEKDSPNQEELSSLIIRLFIYIKENRGIATAFQFLSNVNKLRIESAAEDPPEVHHVEGAFVETLLPQAKTPPQDTLQKLEKEHTFKELSEESSLFVFKLGLAKRQCCLLFNGLVHEPTEDALMNAMNDELPKIQEHVYFGHINSHTDILDKFLSESGVQRYNPLIIAEGKVKPRFVSLSALILADNSFFNEISYLHSTETIDDLKPVTHLLAVNIASEKGMRFLREGIHYLMTGTTTGRLGVLFNSIQDPHSPSIFFMKVFQITASSYSHKKGTLQFLDQICLLYQHEYMHASSAGTGNSEAFMDKVFELANSNGLSSKGLKSALSGLSDEKLKMHFKKVGKFLFGEVGLEYGANAVITNGRVISLADNTTFLSHDLQLLESLEFKQRIKHIVEIIEEVEWENIDPDTLTSKFISDIVMSVSSSISMRDRNSEGARFELLSAKYSAVVLENENSSIHIDAVIDPLSSSGQKLSSLLRLVSKSVRPSMRLVLNPMSSLVDLPLKNYYRYVIPTLDDFSSTDYTIYGPKAFFANMPPSKTLTMNLDVPEPWLVEPVVAVHDLDNMLLENLGETRTLQAVYELEALVLTGHCSEKDQEPPRGLQLILGTKSTPHLVDTLVMANLGYWQMKAFPGVWYLQLAPGRSSELYALKDDGDGGQETTLSKRIIIDDLRGKLVHMEVIKKKGKEHEKLLVSADEDSHSQEKKKGNQNSWNSNILKWASGFIGGNDQSKKSKNTPVVTGGRHGKTINIFSVASGHLYERFLKIMILSVLKNTQRPVKFWFIKNYLSPQFKDVIPHMAREYGFEYELITYKWPTWLHKQKEKQRIIWAYKILFLDVIFPLALEKVIFVDADQIVRTDMGELYDMDLKGRPLAYTPFCDNNREMDGYRFWKQGFWKEHLRGRPYHISALYVVDLLKFRETAAGDNLRVFYETLSKDPNSLSNLDQDLPNYAQHTVPIFSLPQEWLWCESWCGNATKPKAKTIDLCNNPMTKEPKLQGAKRIVAEWPELDYEARRVTAKILGEDFDPQDQAAPPAETQKAISDTPLEDEESKSEL; this is encoded by the exons ATGAATCGAAAACATCATTCTAttcatcaaaattcaagaatggGGACTCGTTTCAGATTTGGGTTTTGGGTTGTGATCGCTGTTGCTTTCTCTATTTGCCTCTCTGGGTATTCAGTTTCTGCCGCAAATAGTAAACCCAAGAATGTTCAGGTTGCTCTTAGGGCTAAATGGTCTGGTACCCCTATACTCTTGGAAGCCGG GGAGTTGCTATCAAAGGAATCTAAGGACCATTTTTGGGATTTTATTGAGTTATGGCTTCACTCTGTAGATGAAAATTCTGACTGCCGTAGTGCCAAAGATTGCTTGAAGAGAATAATAAAGTATGGGAGGTCTCTATTAAGTGAATCTTTGATAGCCATGTTTGAGTTTTCTCTCACTCTTCGATCAGCATCTCCTCGGATTGTGCTTTATCGTCAGTTGGCAGAGgaatctctttcttcttttccacTTACTGATGATAACAGCTCAAGCTCTCCTGATGAAGGAGTACTTCAGCAGAGTGATAATGCAAAGAACAAAAAGGTTAACCCTCTGCTTGTTGGTGAGAACCCAAGAAGTCCTGAAGGAAACTGTTGTTGGGTAGACACTGGTGGGAGACTATTTTTTGATGTTGCTGAGTTGCTAGTGTGGCTGCAGAACCCCAAAGAAGT ATCTCTTGATACATTGCACCCCGAGATTTTTGAGTTTGATCATGTCCATCCAGATTCAAATGTAGGAAATCCGGTGGCTATCTTATATGGTGCTCTGGGGACCCATTGCTTCGAACAATTTCATCATACCTTGACCAGTGCTGCCAGAGAG GGGAAAATCTATTATGTCGTTAGACCTGTGTTACCTTCTGGATGCGAATCAAAAAGTACCCCCTGTGGAGCTCTTGGTACCAGAGATTCCTTGAACTTGGGTGGTTATGGTGTGGAACTAGCTCTGAAAAATATGGAATACAAGGCTATGGATGACAGCATTGTAAAGAAAG GGGTCACTCTTGAAGATCCTCACACTGAAGATCTTAGCCAAGAAGTCAGGGGATTTATATTCTCTAAGATTCTG GAGCGTAAACAGGAGTTAACATCTGAAATAATGGCTTTCAGGGATTATCTTCTATCATCAACAGTTTCTGATACACTTGATGTCTGGGAGTTAAAAG aTTTAGGGCATCAAACTGCACAGAGGATAGTTCATGCTGCTGATCCTTTGCAGTCAATGCaagaaattaatcaaaattttcctAGTGTTGTCTCTTCTTTATCTCGGATGAAG CTCAATGAATCTATCAAAGAGGAAATTGTTACAAATCAGCGAATGATTCCACCTGGAAAGTCATTAATGGCCCTGAATGGTGCCTTAGTCAATTTTGAAGATATTGACCTTTATCT GCTGGTTGACATGGTCCATCAGGAGTTATCATTAGCTGATCAATACTCTAAAATGAAG ATTCCTGTCAGCACCGTGAGGAAGCTCCTTTCAGCACTGCCCCCTTCTGAGTCTAGTACATTCCGTGTTGATTATCGCTCAAATCATGTTCATTATCTCAATAACTTGGAGGTGGATGAGATGTATAAACGTTGGCGGAGCAATTTGAACGAG ATCCTGATGCCAGTCTACCCTGGACAAATGCGTTACATCCGGAAGAATATCTTCCATGCAGTTTATGTTTTGGACCCTTCCTCCATTTGTGGGCTTGAG ACAATTGACGCAATTGTTTCAATGTTTGAGAATCATATTCCAATTAGATTTGGAGTGATATTATACTCTGCCAAGTCAATTGAGGAGATCGAATCAAGTGGTGGTCAACTTCCCCTTTCTTATAAGGAGAAGGATAGCCCTAATCAGGAAGAACTCTCCAGTTTG ATTATTCGTCTTTTCATCTACATCAAGGAAAACCGAGGAATTGCAACAGCTTTCCAGTTCCTGAGCAAT GTGAACAAATTGCGAATAGAGTCGGCTGCTGAAGATCCTCCTGAGGTACACCATGTTGAAGGTGCATTTGTGGAAACACTGCT ACCTCAGGCTAAAACTCCTCCTCAAGATACCTTGCAGAAACTGGAGAAGGAGCATACTTTCAAAGAACTCTCTGAGGAAAGCTCTCTGTTTGTGTTTAAGCTAGGTTTGGCTAAGAGACAATGTTGCCTCTTGTTCAATGGGCTTGTTCATGAGCCCACTGAG GATGCTCTTAtgaatgcaatgaatgatgagCTTCCTAAAATACAAGAACACGTTTATTTTGGGCACATAAACTCTCATACAGATATCCTGGACAAGTTTCTATCAGAGAGTGGCGTGCAGCGCTATAACCCACTG ATTATAGCTGAAGGGAAAGTCAAACCGAGATTTGTATCTCTCTCTGCTTTAATTCTAGCAGACAActcattttttaatgaaatcaGCTACTTACATTCTACAGAAA CAATAGATGATTTGAAGCCCGTGACTCATCTTCTTGCTGTCAATATCGCGTCAGAGAAAGGGATGAGATTTCTTCGTGAAGGAATACATTATCTG ATGACGGGCACCACAACTGGACGCTTGGGAGTGCTGTTTAACTCCATTCAGGATCCTCATTCACCAagcatttttttcatgaaagttTTCCAAATCACAGCTTCATCATATAG TCACAAGAAAGGCACTCTGCAGTTCCTGGACCAAATTTGTTTGCTTTATCAACATGAATATATGCATGCATCTTCTGCGGGTACTGGAAACAGTGAGGCATTTATGGATAAGGTCTTTGAACTGGCTAATTCAAATGGATTGTCCTCAAAGGGACTCAAGTCTGCTCTCTCTGGACTTTCTGATGAGAAGTTGAAAATGCACTTTAAGAAG GTGGGGAAGTTTTTGTTTGGAGAAGTTGGCTTGGAGTATGGTGCCAATGCAGTTATTACAAATGGGAGA GTGATTAGCCTAGCTGACAACACAACATTCTTGAGCCATGATTTGCAACTTTTGGAGTCTCTGGAATTTAAGCAAAGAATAAAGCATATAGTGGAAATAATTGAAGAAGTAGAATGGGAGAACATTGACCCTGATACGCTAACAAG TAAATTCATCAGTGACATTGTCATGTCTGTCTCATCTTCAATTTCTATGAGGGATCGAAATTCCGAAGGTGCTCGCTTTGAACTTCTGTCTGCGAAATACAG TGCTGTTgttttagaaaatgaaaattCCAGCATTCATATTGATGCTGTCATTGACCCCTTGAGCTCATCTGGTCAAAAGTTGTCTTCTCTTCTTCGGCTTGTGTCAAAGTCCGTTCGGCCAAGCATGAGGCTTGTACTCAACCCCATG AGTTCACTGGTTGATCTTCCATTGAAGAACTACTACAGATATGTTATACCAACACTG GATGACTTTAGTAGTACAGATTACACCATTTATGGTCCCAAAGCGTTTTTTGCTAATATGCCACCTTCTAAGACGCTGACTATGAATCTTGATGTTCCTGAGCCATGGCTCGTTGAGCCTGTAGTTGCTGT CCATGACCTAGATAATATGTTGCTTGAAAACCTGGGAGAGACTAGGACACTCCAAGCAGTGTATGAACTTGAAGCACTAGTCCTGACAG GTCATTGCTCTGAGAAGGATCAGGAGCCTCCTAGAGGACTTCAGCTAATCCTAGGCACTAAAAGTACACCTCACTTGGTTGACACACTTGTCATGGCCAATTTGGGTTACTGGCAAATGAAAGCGTTTCCTGGAGTTTGGTACCTGCAGCTTGCTCCTGGTCGAAGCTCAGAGCTTTATGCTTTGAAAGACGATGGTGATGGTGGTCAGGAGACAACTTTGTCAAAACGGATCATTATAGATGATTTGCGTGGTAAACTTGTTCACATGGAAGTGATTAAGAAAAAGGGCAAGGAACATGAAAAACTGTTGGTTTCAGCTGATGAAGATAGCCATTCACAAGAGAAGAAAAAG GGAAACCAGAACAGTTGGAATTCTAATATTCTTAAATGGGCTTCTGGATTTATTGGTGGCAATGACCAATCAAAGAAGAGTAAAAACACTCCAGTG GTAACCGGTGGTCGTCATGGGAAGACGATTAACATATTCTCTGTTGCTTCTGGACACTT ATATGAACGCTTCCTAAAAATTATGATACTAAGTGTTCTAAAGAATACTCAACGGCCAGTGAAGTTCTGGTTCATAAAAAACTATTTGTCTCCTCAGTTCAAG GATGTAATCCCTCATATGGCTCGAGAATATGGTTTTGAATATGAACTAATTACCTACAAATGGCCTACATGGTTGCACAAACAAAAGGAGAAGCAAAGAATCATTTGGGCATATAAAATTCTATTTCTTGATGTCATTTTCCCCCTGGCACTGGAGAAG GTTATCTTCGTAGATGCAGACCAAATTGTAAGAACTGACATGGGAGAACTTTATGACATGGATTTGAAAGGACGGCCCCTTGCATACACACCTTTCTGTGATAACAACAGGGAGATGGATGGCTATCGTTTTTGGAAACAA GGCTTCTGGAAAGAGCATTTACGAGGAAGACCATATCATATTAG TGCTCTATATGTTGTCGATCTGCTTAAATTCCGGGAGACTGCTGCGGGAGATAATTTACGAGTGTTTTATGAGACGCTGAGCAAGGATCCAAACAGTCTTTCAAATCTGGATCAG GATCTCCCAAACTATGCTCAGCATACTGTACCCATCTTTTCACTCCCACAAGAATGGCTTTGGTGTGAGTCATGGTGTGGTAATGCAACAAAGCCCAAGGCAAAAACAATAGACCTCTGCAATAATCCCATGACAAAAGAACCCAAGCTCCAG GGCGCCAAGAGGATTGTGGCAGAGTGGCCAGAACTTGACTATGAAGCTAGACGCGTTACTGCAAAGATCTTGGGTGAAGACTTTGATCCCCAAGACCAGGCAGCACCTCCTGCTGAAACACAAAAAGCCATCAGCGATACTCCATTAGAAGATGAGGAATCCAAGTCAGAACTGTGA
- the LOC107002957 gene encoding UDP-glucose:glycoprotein glucosyltransferase isoform X1 produces MNRKHHSIHQNSRMGTRFRFGFWVVIAVAFSICLSGYSVSAANSKPKNVQVALRAKWSGTPILLEAGELLSKESKDHFWDFIELWLHSVDENSDCRSAKDCLKRIIKYGRSLLSESLIAMFEFSLTLRSASPRIVLYRQLAEESLSSFPLTDDNSSSSPDEGVLQQSDNAKNKKVNPLLVGENPRSPEGNCCWVDTGGRLFFDVAELLVWLQNPKEVSLDTLHPEIFEFDHVHPDSNVGNPVAILYGALGTHCFEQFHHTLTSAAREGKIYYVVRPVLPSGCESKSTPCGALGTRDSLNLGGYGVELALKNMEYKAMDDSIVKKGVTLEDPHTEDLSQEVRGFIFSKILERKQELTSEIMAFRDYLLSSTVSDTLDVWELKDLGHQTAQRIVHAADPLQSMQEINQNFPSVVSSLSRMKLNESIKEEIVTNQRMIPPGKSLMALNGALVNFEDIDLYLLVDMVHQELSLADQYSKMKIPVSTVRKLLSALPPSESSTFRVDYRSNHVHYLNNLEVDEMYKRWRSNLNEILMPVYPGQMRYIRKNIFHAVYVLDPSSICGLETIDAIVSMFENHIPIRFGVILYSAKSIEEIESSGGQLPLSYKEKDSPNQEELSSLIIRLFIYIKENRGIATAFQFLSNVNKLRIESAAEDPPEVHHVEGAFVETLLPQAKTPPQDTLQKLEKEHTFKELSEESSLFVFKLGLAKRQCCLLFNGLVHEPTEDALMNAMNDELPKIQEHVYFGHINSHTDILDKFLSESGVQRYNPLIIAEGKVKPRFVSLSALILADNSFFNEISYLHSTETIDDLKPVTHLLAVNIASEKGMRFLREGIHYLMTGTTTGRLGVLFNSIQDPHSPSIFFMKVFQITASSYSHKKGTLQFLDQICLLYQHEYMHASSAGTGNSEAFMDKVFELANSNGLSSKGLKSALSGLSDEKLKMHFKKVGKFLFGEVGLEYGANAVITNGRVISLADNTTFLSHDLQLLESLEFKQRIKHIVEIIEEVEWENIDPDTLTSKFISDIVMSVSSSISMRDRNSEGARFELLSAKYSAVVLENENSSIHIDAVIDPLSSSGQKLSSLLRLVSKSVRPSMRLVLNPMSSLVDLPLKNYYRYVIPTLDDFSSTDYTIYGPKAFFANMPPSKTLTMNLDVPEPWLVEPVVAVHDLDNMLLENLGETRTLQAVYELEALVLTGHCSEKDQEPPRGLQLILGTKSTPHLVDTLVMANLGYWQMKAFPGVWYLQLAPGRSSELYALKDDGDGGQETTLSKRIIIDDLRGKLVHMEVIKKKGKEHEKLLVSADEDSHSQEKKKGNQNSWNSNILKWASGFIGGNDQSKKSKNTPVEQVTGGRHGKTINIFSVASGHLYERFLKIMILSVLKNTQRPVKFWFIKNYLSPQFKDVIPHMAREYGFEYELITYKWPTWLHKQKEKQRIIWAYKILFLDVIFPLALEKVIFVDADQIVRTDMGELYDMDLKGRPLAYTPFCDNNREMDGYRFWKQGFWKEHLRGRPYHISALYVVDLLKFRETAAGDNLRVFYETLSKDPNSLSNLDQDLPNYAQHTVPIFSLPQEWLWCESWCGNATKPKAKTIDLCNNPMTKEPKLQGAKRIVAEWPELDYEARRVTAKILGEDFDPQDQAAPPAETQKAISDTPLEDEESKSEL; encoded by the exons ATGAATCGAAAACATCATTCTAttcatcaaaattcaagaatggGGACTCGTTTCAGATTTGGGTTTTGGGTTGTGATCGCTGTTGCTTTCTCTATTTGCCTCTCTGGGTATTCAGTTTCTGCCGCAAATAGTAAACCCAAGAATGTTCAGGTTGCTCTTAGGGCTAAATGGTCTGGTACCCCTATACTCTTGGAAGCCGG GGAGTTGCTATCAAAGGAATCTAAGGACCATTTTTGGGATTTTATTGAGTTATGGCTTCACTCTGTAGATGAAAATTCTGACTGCCGTAGTGCCAAAGATTGCTTGAAGAGAATAATAAAGTATGGGAGGTCTCTATTAAGTGAATCTTTGATAGCCATGTTTGAGTTTTCTCTCACTCTTCGATCAGCATCTCCTCGGATTGTGCTTTATCGTCAGTTGGCAGAGgaatctctttcttcttttccacTTACTGATGATAACAGCTCAAGCTCTCCTGATGAAGGAGTACTTCAGCAGAGTGATAATGCAAAGAACAAAAAGGTTAACCCTCTGCTTGTTGGTGAGAACCCAAGAAGTCCTGAAGGAAACTGTTGTTGGGTAGACACTGGTGGGAGACTATTTTTTGATGTTGCTGAGTTGCTAGTGTGGCTGCAGAACCCCAAAGAAGT ATCTCTTGATACATTGCACCCCGAGATTTTTGAGTTTGATCATGTCCATCCAGATTCAAATGTAGGAAATCCGGTGGCTATCTTATATGGTGCTCTGGGGACCCATTGCTTCGAACAATTTCATCATACCTTGACCAGTGCTGCCAGAGAG GGGAAAATCTATTATGTCGTTAGACCTGTGTTACCTTCTGGATGCGAATCAAAAAGTACCCCCTGTGGAGCTCTTGGTACCAGAGATTCCTTGAACTTGGGTGGTTATGGTGTGGAACTAGCTCTGAAAAATATGGAATACAAGGCTATGGATGACAGCATTGTAAAGAAAG GGGTCACTCTTGAAGATCCTCACACTGAAGATCTTAGCCAAGAAGTCAGGGGATTTATATTCTCTAAGATTCTG GAGCGTAAACAGGAGTTAACATCTGAAATAATGGCTTTCAGGGATTATCTTCTATCATCAACAGTTTCTGATACACTTGATGTCTGGGAGTTAAAAG aTTTAGGGCATCAAACTGCACAGAGGATAGTTCATGCTGCTGATCCTTTGCAGTCAATGCaagaaattaatcaaaattttcctAGTGTTGTCTCTTCTTTATCTCGGATGAAG CTCAATGAATCTATCAAAGAGGAAATTGTTACAAATCAGCGAATGATTCCACCTGGAAAGTCATTAATGGCCCTGAATGGTGCCTTAGTCAATTTTGAAGATATTGACCTTTATCT GCTGGTTGACATGGTCCATCAGGAGTTATCATTAGCTGATCAATACTCTAAAATGAAG ATTCCTGTCAGCACCGTGAGGAAGCTCCTTTCAGCACTGCCCCCTTCTGAGTCTAGTACATTCCGTGTTGATTATCGCTCAAATCATGTTCATTATCTCAATAACTTGGAGGTGGATGAGATGTATAAACGTTGGCGGAGCAATTTGAACGAG ATCCTGATGCCAGTCTACCCTGGACAAATGCGTTACATCCGGAAGAATATCTTCCATGCAGTTTATGTTTTGGACCCTTCCTCCATTTGTGGGCTTGAG ACAATTGACGCAATTGTTTCAATGTTTGAGAATCATATTCCAATTAGATTTGGAGTGATATTATACTCTGCCAAGTCAATTGAGGAGATCGAATCAAGTGGTGGTCAACTTCCCCTTTCTTATAAGGAGAAGGATAGCCCTAATCAGGAAGAACTCTCCAGTTTG ATTATTCGTCTTTTCATCTACATCAAGGAAAACCGAGGAATTGCAACAGCTTTCCAGTTCCTGAGCAAT GTGAACAAATTGCGAATAGAGTCGGCTGCTGAAGATCCTCCTGAGGTACACCATGTTGAAGGTGCATTTGTGGAAACACTGCT ACCTCAGGCTAAAACTCCTCCTCAAGATACCTTGCAGAAACTGGAGAAGGAGCATACTTTCAAAGAACTCTCTGAGGAAAGCTCTCTGTTTGTGTTTAAGCTAGGTTTGGCTAAGAGACAATGTTGCCTCTTGTTCAATGGGCTTGTTCATGAGCCCACTGAG GATGCTCTTAtgaatgcaatgaatgatgagCTTCCTAAAATACAAGAACACGTTTATTTTGGGCACATAAACTCTCATACAGATATCCTGGACAAGTTTCTATCAGAGAGTGGCGTGCAGCGCTATAACCCACTG ATTATAGCTGAAGGGAAAGTCAAACCGAGATTTGTATCTCTCTCTGCTTTAATTCTAGCAGACAActcattttttaatgaaatcaGCTACTTACATTCTACAGAAA CAATAGATGATTTGAAGCCCGTGACTCATCTTCTTGCTGTCAATATCGCGTCAGAGAAAGGGATGAGATTTCTTCGTGAAGGAATACATTATCTG ATGACGGGCACCACAACTGGACGCTTGGGAGTGCTGTTTAACTCCATTCAGGATCCTCATTCACCAagcatttttttcatgaaagttTTCCAAATCACAGCTTCATCATATAG TCACAAGAAAGGCACTCTGCAGTTCCTGGACCAAATTTGTTTGCTTTATCAACATGAATATATGCATGCATCTTCTGCGGGTACTGGAAACAGTGAGGCATTTATGGATAAGGTCTTTGAACTGGCTAATTCAAATGGATTGTCCTCAAAGGGACTCAAGTCTGCTCTCTCTGGACTTTCTGATGAGAAGTTGAAAATGCACTTTAAGAAG GTGGGGAAGTTTTTGTTTGGAGAAGTTGGCTTGGAGTATGGTGCCAATGCAGTTATTACAAATGGGAGA GTGATTAGCCTAGCTGACAACACAACATTCTTGAGCCATGATTTGCAACTTTTGGAGTCTCTGGAATTTAAGCAAAGAATAAAGCATATAGTGGAAATAATTGAAGAAGTAGAATGGGAGAACATTGACCCTGATACGCTAACAAG TAAATTCATCAGTGACATTGTCATGTCTGTCTCATCTTCAATTTCTATGAGGGATCGAAATTCCGAAGGTGCTCGCTTTGAACTTCTGTCTGCGAAATACAG TGCTGTTgttttagaaaatgaaaattCCAGCATTCATATTGATGCTGTCATTGACCCCTTGAGCTCATCTGGTCAAAAGTTGTCTTCTCTTCTTCGGCTTGTGTCAAAGTCCGTTCGGCCAAGCATGAGGCTTGTACTCAACCCCATG AGTTCACTGGTTGATCTTCCATTGAAGAACTACTACAGATATGTTATACCAACACTG GATGACTTTAGTAGTACAGATTACACCATTTATGGTCCCAAAGCGTTTTTTGCTAATATGCCACCTTCTAAGACGCTGACTATGAATCTTGATGTTCCTGAGCCATGGCTCGTTGAGCCTGTAGTTGCTGT CCATGACCTAGATAATATGTTGCTTGAAAACCTGGGAGAGACTAGGACACTCCAAGCAGTGTATGAACTTGAAGCACTAGTCCTGACAG GTCATTGCTCTGAGAAGGATCAGGAGCCTCCTAGAGGACTTCAGCTAATCCTAGGCACTAAAAGTACACCTCACTTGGTTGACACACTTGTCATGGCCAATTTGGGTTACTGGCAAATGAAAGCGTTTCCTGGAGTTTGGTACCTGCAGCTTGCTCCTGGTCGAAGCTCAGAGCTTTATGCTTTGAAAGACGATGGTGATGGTGGTCAGGAGACAACTTTGTCAAAACGGATCATTATAGATGATTTGCGTGGTAAACTTGTTCACATGGAAGTGATTAAGAAAAAGGGCAAGGAACATGAAAAACTGTTGGTTTCAGCTGATGAAGATAGCCATTCACAAGAGAAGAAAAAG GGAAACCAGAACAGTTGGAATTCTAATATTCTTAAATGGGCTTCTGGATTTATTGGTGGCAATGACCAATCAAAGAAGAGTAAAAACACTCCAGTG GAGCAGGTAACCGGTGGTCGTCATGGGAAGACGATTAACATATTCTCTGTTGCTTCTGGACACTT ATATGAACGCTTCCTAAAAATTATGATACTAAGTGTTCTAAAGAATACTCAACGGCCAGTGAAGTTCTGGTTCATAAAAAACTATTTGTCTCCTCAGTTCAAG GATGTAATCCCTCATATGGCTCGAGAATATGGTTTTGAATATGAACTAATTACCTACAAATGGCCTACATGGTTGCACAAACAAAAGGAGAAGCAAAGAATCATTTGGGCATATAAAATTCTATTTCTTGATGTCATTTTCCCCCTGGCACTGGAGAAG GTTATCTTCGTAGATGCAGACCAAATTGTAAGAACTGACATGGGAGAACTTTATGACATGGATTTGAAAGGACGGCCCCTTGCATACACACCTTTCTGTGATAACAACAGGGAGATGGATGGCTATCGTTTTTGGAAACAA GGCTTCTGGAAAGAGCATTTACGAGGAAGACCATATCATATTAG TGCTCTATATGTTGTCGATCTGCTTAAATTCCGGGAGACTGCTGCGGGAGATAATTTACGAGTGTTTTATGAGACGCTGAGCAAGGATCCAAACAGTCTTTCAAATCTGGATCAG GATCTCCCAAACTATGCTCAGCATACTGTACCCATCTTTTCACTCCCACAAGAATGGCTTTGGTGTGAGTCATGGTGTGGTAATGCAACAAAGCCCAAGGCAAAAACAATAGACCTCTGCAATAATCCCATGACAAAAGAACCCAAGCTCCAG GGCGCCAAGAGGATTGTGGCAGAGTGGCCAGAACTTGACTATGAAGCTAGACGCGTTACTGCAAAGATCTTGGGTGAAGACTTTGATCCCCAAGACCAGGCAGCACCTCCTGCTGAAACACAAAAAGCCATCAGCGATACTCCATTAGAAGATGAGGAATCCAAGTCAGAACTGTGA